Proteins encoded by one window of Cupriavidus sp. EM10:
- a CDS encoding sirohydrochlorin chelatase, which produces MAAPKQAIILFGHGARDARWREPFDRLHARLSALRPDCAVRLAFLELMAPSLADAIDELAGTGVDTMTVVPVFFGQGGHLRRDFPALIDTCRAKYPAVRIQAATAVGEVDSVLDAIAAYCALAARDT; this is translated from the coding sequence ATGGCCGCGCCGAAGCAAGCCATCATCCTGTTCGGCCACGGCGCGCGCGACGCCCGCTGGCGCGAGCCGTTCGACCGGCTGCATGCCCGGCTGTCGGCGCTAAGGCCCGATTGCGCAGTGCGGCTGGCATTTCTGGAACTGATGGCGCCGTCGCTGGCGGACGCCATCGACGAGCTGGCTGGCACCGGTGTCGATACGATGACCGTGGTGCCGGTGTTCTTCGGCCAGGGCGGCCATCTGCGGCGCGATTTCCCGGCGCTGATCGACACATGCCGGGCGAAGTATCCAGCGGTTCGGATTCAGGCGGCTACGGCGGTGGGCGAGGTCGATAGCGTGCTCGATGCAATTGCGGCGTATTGCGCGCTGGCGGCGCGCGACACCTGA
- a CDS encoding sulfate adenylyltransferase subunit 1 → MSHQSQHQGLLRFITAGSVDDGKSTLIGRLLFDSKAVLSDQLTALANAKNKRTAGEQIDFSLLTDGLEAEREQGITIDVAYRYFSTARRKFIIADTPGHEQYTRNMVTGASTAHAAIVLVDATRVTVTNGRAELLAQTKRHSAILKLLELQHVIVAVNKMDLVEYSEQRFNEIRAAYTELAAQLGLKDVTYVPVSALRGDNIVHASDAMPWYQGEPLLPLLEALPVEDVAPEGDAALRFPVQLVVRQDGSAADDFRGYAGRVEAGTVRVGQKLRVLPANREAVVAEVLTPNGSADSANAGDTVTVRLAEDVDVSRGDMFVAADATAASAKKLTADLCWFDDESLNPSRKYVLKHTTASVFARVATVDRVLDVHTLSHETGRHDINLNDIGSVQISLQKPIVCDTYGDNPATGAFVLIDEATNHTVAAGMIRAYA, encoded by the coding sequence ATGTCTCACCAATCTCAACACCAGGGCCTGCTGCGTTTCATCACCGCCGGGTCCGTCGATGACGGCAAGAGCACGCTGATCGGCCGCCTGCTGTTCGACAGCAAGGCTGTGCTGTCCGACCAGCTGACCGCGCTGGCCAACGCCAAGAACAAGCGCACCGCCGGCGAGCAGATCGACTTCTCGCTGCTGACCGACGGCCTGGAGGCCGAGCGCGAGCAGGGCATCACGATCGATGTGGCGTACCGCTACTTTTCGACGGCGCGCCGCAAGTTCATCATCGCCGATACGCCGGGCCACGAGCAGTACACGCGCAACATGGTCACGGGCGCGTCGACCGCCCACGCCGCCATCGTGCTGGTGGATGCCACGCGCGTCACGGTGACCAATGGCCGTGCCGAACTGCTGGCCCAGACCAAGCGCCATTCGGCGATCCTGAAGCTGCTGGAACTGCAGCACGTGATCGTGGCCGTGAACAAGATGGACCTGGTCGAATACAGCGAGCAGCGTTTCAACGAGATCCGCGCCGCCTATACGGAGCTGGCCGCCCAGCTGGGCCTGAAGGACGTGACGTACGTGCCGGTGTCGGCGCTGCGCGGCGACAACATCGTGCACGCCAGCGACGCCATGCCCTGGTACCAGGGCGAGCCGCTGCTGCCGCTGCTGGAAGCCCTGCCGGTGGAAGACGTGGCCCCCGAGGGCGACGCCGCGTTGCGCTTCCCGGTGCAGCTGGTGGTGCGCCAGGACGGTTCCGCCGCCGACGATTTCCGTGGCTACGCCGGGCGCGTGGAAGCGGGCACCGTGCGCGTGGGCCAGAAGCTGCGCGTGCTGCCGGCCAACCGCGAAGCCGTGGTGGCCGAGGTGCTGACGCCGAACGGCTCGGCCGATTCGGCCAACGCTGGCGACACGGTGACCGTGCGCCTGGCCGAGGACGTCGATGTATCGCGTGGTGACATGTTCGTCGCCGCCGACGCCACGGCCGCTTCGGCCAAGAAGCTGACCGCCGACCTGTGCTGGTTCGACGACGAATCGCTGAACCCGTCGCGCAAGTACGTGCTCAAGCACACCACGGCCAGCGTGTTCGCCCGCGTGGCGACGGTGGATCGCGTGCTGGACGTGCATACGCTGTCGCACGAGACCGGCCGCCACGATATCAACCTCAACGACATCGGTTCGGTGCAGATCTCGCTGCAGAAGCCGATCGTCTGCGATACCTACGGCGACAACCCGGCCACGGGCGCCTTCGTGCTGATCGACGAAGCCACCAACCACACGGTGGCGGCGGGCATGATCCGTGCGTACGCCTGA
- a CDS encoding phosphoadenylyl-sulfate reductase — protein MSAVISGIPVVEAGAVSSLRPPALWTKPEYTGTVGALEAKERALAERLSGIAGRFFRARFATSLAAEDMVLTDAILRGGDAVRAGIRVFTLNTGRLHAETLAVLDQVKDRYGYTVEQFTPDPEAVENYLRNHGLNAFYDSVDLRKSCCGIRKVEPLNRALSHADAWMTGQRREQAVTRAELPFEELDEARGIPKFNPLADWTEAEVWAYLTRHNVPVNALHAKGYPSIGCEPCTRAVKAGEDVRAGRWWWESKDSKECGLHEQNIKH, from the coding sequence ATGAGCGCCGTGATCTCCGGGATCCCCGTGGTCGAGGCCGGCGCGGTCTCGTCGCTGCGCCCCCCGGCGCTGTGGACGAAGCCGGAGTACACGGGCACGGTGGGCGCGCTGGAAGCCAAGGAACGCGCGCTGGCCGAGCGCCTGTCGGGCATCGCCGGCCGCTTCTTCCGCGCGCGCTTTGCCACCAGCCTGGCTGCCGAAGACATGGTGCTGACCGACGCGATCCTGCGTGGCGGCGACGCCGTGCGCGCCGGCATCCGCGTGTTCACGCTGAACACAGGCCGCCTGCATGCCGAGACGCTGGCCGTGCTGGACCAGGTGAAGGATCGCTACGGCTACACGGTCGAGCAGTTCACGCCCGATCCGGAAGCGGTGGAGAACTACCTGCGAAACCACGGTCTGAACGCTTTCTACGACAGCGTGGACCTGCGCAAGAGCTGCTGCGGCATCCGCAAGGTGGAACCGCTGAATCGCGCCCTGTCGCACGCCGATGCCTGGATGACCGGCCAGCGCCGCGAACAGGCCGTGACGCGCGCCGAGCTGCCGTTCGAGGAACTGGACGAAGCCCGCGGCATCCCCAAGTTCAATCCGCTGGCGGACTGGACCGAGGCCGAGGTGTGGGCCTACCTGACGCGCCACAACGTGCCGGTCAACGCGCTGCACGCCAAGGGTTACCCCAGCATTGGCTGCGAGCCGTGTACGCGGGCCGTGAAGGCTGGCGAGGACGTTCGCGCCGGCCGGTGGTGGTGGGAGAGCAAGGACTCGAAAGAGTGCGGCCTCCACGAGCAGAACATCAAGCACTGA
- a CDS encoding DUF934 domain-containing protein, giving the protein MAKIIQLQRDDAGQFRPVIVEDHWTVLRATDEQPLDEARIIAVAQGADAVLFPLSVWKANESLLAGRDKAITGVWLAPEDEPGDAEAFFDRVSAVAVDFPVFRDGRGFSSAYLLRTRYHWAGQLRAIGDVLRDQLNFMKRCGFDTFAVRADKNIEDAIKGFTEFTVAYQASVDEPLPLFRRARADVTDTTARGAA; this is encoded by the coding sequence ATGGCAAAGATCATTCAACTGCAACGCGACGACGCTGGCCAATTCCGTCCCGTCATCGTGGAAGACCACTGGACCGTGCTGCGCGCCACAGACGAGCAGCCGCTGGACGAGGCGCGCATCATCGCCGTGGCGCAGGGCGCCGACGCGGTGCTGTTCCCGCTGTCGGTGTGGAAGGCCAACGAATCGCTGCTGGCTGGCCGCGACAAGGCCATCACCGGCGTGTGGCTGGCCCCGGAAGACGAGCCGGGCGATGCCGAGGCGTTCTTCGACCGCGTGTCGGCCGTGGCCGTCGACTTCCCGGTGTTCCGCGATGGCCGCGGCTTCTCGTCGGCCTACCTGCTGCGCACGCGCTACCACTGGGCCGGCCAGCTGCGCGCCATTGGCGATGTGCTGCGCGACCAGCTGAACTTCATGAAGCGCTGCGGCTTCGACACGTTCGCCGTGCGGGCGGACAAGAACATCGAAGACGCGATCAAGGGCTTCACCGAGTTCACGGTGGCCTACCAGGCGTCGGTGGACGAGCCGCTGCCGCTGTTCCGCCGTGCACGTGCCGACGTGACCGACACCACGGCCCGGGGCGCCGCATGA
- a CDS encoding nitrite/sulfite reductase, producing MYQYDQYDQRIVQERVAQFRDQVRRRLSDELTEEEFLPLRLQNGLYMQRHAYMLRVAIPYGLLASKQLRMLGHIAREYDRGYGHFSTRQNIQYNWMDLERVPDVLADLASVEMHGIQTSGNCVRNITTDQFAGVAPDESVDPRVLAELLRQWSTFQPEFAFLPRKFKIAISATKDDRAVVQMHDIGIYAYKNAEGETRLRILAGGGLGRTPILGTIIKEDLPWQHMLTYVESAIRVYNRYGRRDNKYKARIKILVKAIGADKFAAEVEEEWKFSKDGPGTLTQAEFDRVAQYFAPPAYEKLPDTDATFEKQLLENKAFARWVSRNVRAHRVPGYASVTLSTKPGPASPPGDATAEQMEAVADFADRYGFGELRVAHEQNLVLPDVKKHDLFALWEDAKKAGLATANIGLLTDIIACPGGDFCSLANAKSIPIALAIQERFDDLDYVHDLGEVSLNISGCINACGHHHVGNIGVLGVDKDGSEWYQVTLGGAQGNDSAIGKVIGPSFSAEEMPEVVTRIIDTFVANRAGDERFIETFARIGIAPFKERVYADKQREERAEA from the coding sequence ATGTATCAGTACGATCAATACGACCAGCGCATCGTCCAGGAACGTGTCGCGCAATTCCGCGACCAGGTGCGCCGCCGCCTGTCCGATGAACTGACCGAGGAAGAATTCCTGCCGCTGCGCCTGCAGAACGGCCTGTACATGCAGCGTCACGCGTACATGCTGCGCGTGGCCATTCCGTACGGCCTGCTGGCCTCGAAGCAACTGCGCATGCTGGGCCACATCGCCCGCGAGTACGACCGCGGCTATGGCCATTTCTCCACGCGCCAGAACATCCAGTACAACTGGATGGACCTGGAGCGCGTGCCCGACGTGCTGGCAGACCTGGCCAGCGTCGAGATGCACGGCATCCAGACCTCGGGCAACTGCGTGCGCAACATCACCACCGACCAGTTTGCCGGCGTGGCGCCGGACGAATCGGTGGACCCGCGCGTGCTGGCCGAACTGCTGCGCCAGTGGAGCACGTTCCAGCCGGAATTCGCGTTCCTGCCGCGCAAGTTCAAGATCGCCATCTCGGCCACGAAGGACGACCGCGCCGTGGTGCAGATGCACGATATCGGCATCTACGCGTACAAGAACGCCGAGGGCGAGACGCGCCTGCGCATCCTGGCCGGTGGCGGCCTGGGCCGTACGCCGATCCTGGGCACGATCATCAAGGAAGACCTGCCGTGGCAGCACATGCTGACCTACGTGGAGTCTGCCATCCGCGTGTACAACCGCTACGGTCGTCGCGACAACAAGTACAAGGCCCGCATCAAGATCCTGGTGAAGGCCATCGGCGCCGACAAGTTCGCCGCCGAAGTGGAAGAAGAGTGGAAGTTCAGCAAGGACGGCCCCGGCACGCTGACGCAGGCCGAGTTCGACCGCGTGGCGCAGTACTTCGCGCCGCCCGCCTACGAGAAGCTGCCCGACACCGACGCAACGTTCGAGAAGCAGCTGCTGGAAAACAAGGCGTTCGCCCGCTGGGTCAGCCGCAACGTGCGCGCGCACCGCGTGCCGGGCTACGCGTCGGTCACGCTGTCGACCAAGCCGGGCCCCGCGTCGCCTCCGGGCGATGCCACGGCCGAGCAGATGGAAGCGGTGGCCGACTTCGCCGACCGCTACGGCTTTGGCGAACTGCGCGTGGCGCACGAGCAGAACCTGGTGCTGCCGGACGTGAAGAAGCACGACCTGTTCGCGCTGTGGGAAGACGCGAAGAAGGCCGGCCTGGCCACGGCCAACATCGGCCTGCTGACCGACATCATCGCGTGCCCGGGCGGCGATTTCTGCTCGCTGGCCAATGCCAAGTCGATCCCGATCGCGCTGGCGATCCAGGAGCGCTTCGACGACCTGGACTATGTCCATGACCTGGGCGAAGTGTCGCTGAACATCTCGGGCTGCATCAACGCCTGCGGCCACCACCACGTGGGCAACATCGGCGTGCTGGGCGTCGACAAGGACGGCTCCGAGTGGTACCAGGTCACGCTGGGCGGCGCCCAGGGCAATGACTCGGCCATCGGCAAGGTGATCGGCCCGTCGTTCAGCGCCGAGGAAATGCCCGAGGTGGTGACCCGCATCATCGACACGTTCGTGGCCAACCGTGCCGGCGACGAGCGCTTTATCGAAACGTTTGCCCGTATCGGCATCGCCCCGTTCAAGGAGCGTGTGTACGCCGACAAGCAACGCGAAGAGCGCGCCGAAGCCTGA
- a CDS encoding class I SAM-dependent methyltransferase, producing MSVNESLPTIHWTEDGAERSALWRSEAGLPPPRRVVIADDQTQADTAYRLASEGTALLWRGDFQNARQLLQAMARRVDRKPQRKARGADKAPASLTESFHKHRLAQSQRARTLGMLLLPFDAGHVVPLRRAPDVHEACEQVYGPADAPYVASMRELLGLIGAYEWRRKGVEIPVLGERIHPWYGVFSPVRGEYIELVAKEPLPSTALAFDIGAGTGVLAAVLAQRGVKRVVGTDQDPRALGCARENIDRLGLANQVEIVEADLFPAGRAPLVVCNPPWVPARPSSPIEHAVFDPDSRMLRGFLSGLAAHLEPGGQGWLILSDFAEHLGLRSRDELLGWIDAAGLKVLGRSDIRPRHPKSTDADDPLFAARKAEVTSLWRLAAK from the coding sequence ATGTCAGTCAACGAATCCCTCCCGACCATCCACTGGACCGAGGACGGCGCCGAGCGCAGCGCGCTGTGGCGGTCCGAAGCCGGCCTGCCGCCGCCCAGGCGCGTGGTGATCGCCGACGACCAGACCCAGGCCGATACGGCCTACCGGCTGGCCAGCGAAGGTACCGCCCTGCTGTGGCGCGGCGATTTCCAGAACGCGCGCCAGCTGCTTCAGGCCATGGCCCGCCGCGTGGACCGCAAACCCCAGCGCAAGGCGCGCGGTGCCGACAAGGCGCCGGCCAGCCTGACCGAATCGTTCCACAAGCACCGGCTGGCGCAGTCGCAGCGCGCCCGGACACTGGGCATGCTGCTGCTGCCGTTCGACGCCGGCCACGTGGTGCCGCTGCGCCGTGCTCCCGACGTGCACGAGGCCTGCGAGCAGGTCTACGGCCCGGCCGATGCCCCCTATGTGGCGTCGATGCGCGAGCTGCTGGGCCTGATCGGCGCCTACGAGTGGCGCCGCAAGGGTGTGGAGATCCCGGTGCTGGGCGAGCGCATCCATCCCTGGTACGGCGTGTTCTCGCCGGTGCGCGGCGAGTACATCGAACTGGTGGCCAAGGAGCCCCTGCCGTCCACGGCGCTGGCCTTCGACATCGGCGCCGGTACCGGCGTGCTGGCCGCCGTGCTGGCGCAGCGCGGCGTCAAGCGCGTGGTGGGCACCGACCAGGACCCGCGCGCGCTGGGCTGTGCCCGCGAGAACATCGACCGGCTGGGCCTGGCGAATCAGGTGGAAATCGTCGAGGCCGACCTGTTCCCCGCCGGCCGCGCCCCGCTGGTGGTCTGCAACCCGCCCTGGGTGCCGGCACGGCCCAGTTCGCCGATCGAGCACGCGGTGTTCGACCCCGACAGCCGCATGCTGCGCGGCTTCCTGAGCGGCCTGGCCGCGCATCTGGAGCCGGGCGGCCAGGGCTGGCTGATCCTGTCGGACTTTGCCGAGCATCTGGGCCTGCGTTCGCGCGACGAACTGCTTGGCTGGATCGATGCGGCGGGCCTCAAGGTGCTGGGCCGTTCCGATATCCGGCCGCGCCACCCCAAGTCCACCGACGCCGACGATCCGCTGTTCGCCGCGCGCAAAGCCGAAGTCACGTCGCTGTGGCGACTGGCGGCGAAGTAA
- a CDS encoding NAD(P)-dependent oxidoreductase, translating to MTTVAFIGLGAMGAPMVGHLIRAGHTVRAFVRRPEAADAARQLGAEPFFTPAEAARGAAVVVTNVTSSEDVRQVLLGPQGVIEGAAPGTICVDHSTISPIVTREIAQALAAKGIEALDCPVSGGTIGAQAGTLTIMVGGKAENLEKVRPLLECVGKTITHIGDHGAGQVAKLCNQIAQVVNIEGIAEAMRFAGAQGVDTGKVFQALSTGFAGSRMLDLLGPKMVSRDFSAGIESRLHAKDFGLAADIAGEMGLDLPAMRATAAQLGELMEQGWGKDDTSSLLRVLELKQP from the coding sequence ATGACTACCGTGGCATTTATCGGCCTGGGCGCGATGGGCGCGCCGATGGTCGGTCACCTGATTCGCGCCGGACACACCGTGCGCGCCTTCGTACGCCGCCCCGAAGCGGCCGATGCCGCGCGCCAGCTGGGCGCCGAGCCGTTTTTCACGCCGGCCGAGGCCGCACGCGGCGCAGCCGTCGTCGTGACCAACGTGACCTCGTCGGAGGATGTGCGCCAGGTGCTGCTGGGCCCGCAAGGCGTGATCGAAGGCGCCGCGCCGGGCACCATCTGCGTCGATCACAGCACGATCTCGCCCATCGTCACGCGCGAGATCGCCCAGGCGCTGGCCGCCAAAGGCATCGAGGCGCTCGACTGCCCGGTATCGGGCGGCACCATCGGCGCGCAGGCCGGCACGCTGACGATCATGGTCGGCGGCAAGGCCGAGAATCTGGAGAAAGTGCGACCGCTGCTGGAATGCGTCGGCAAGACGATCACGCATATTGGCGATCACGGCGCCGGTCAGGTGGCCAAGCTCTGCAACCAGATCGCGCAGGTGGTCAATATCGAAGGTATCGCCGAGGCCATGCGCTTTGCCGGCGCGCAGGGCGTGGATACGGGCAAGGTCTTCCAGGCCCTGTCCACCGGCTTTGCCGGCAGCCGCATGCTCGATCTGCTGGGTCCGAAGATGGTGTCGCGCGATTTCTCCGCCGGCATCGAATCGCGGCTGCATGCCAAGGACTTTGGCCTGGCCGCCGACATCGCCGGCGAAATGGGCCTGGACCTGCCCGCCATGCGCGCCACGGCGGCGCAGCTTGGCGAGCTGATGG